One part of the Malus sylvestris chromosome 2, drMalSylv7.2, whole genome shotgun sequence genome encodes these proteins:
- the LOC126587354 gene encoding protein AUXIN-REGULATED GENE INVOLVED IN ORGAN SIZE yields MNFDVPEADRLRLVLSQGFIHLPDRSSTSCVMDIKTRKVSGAHTPEPSPTDHGQKVQYYHQIQRQGKATEYRRTLSHGRGTGRRLLPASYFSLESLLLLVCLTATLLILPLVLPPLPPPPLMLLLLPIGILAVLMILAFMPSNVRDLTYTYV; encoded by the coding sequence ATGAATTTTGATGTTCCTGAAGCAGATCGGCTAAGACTAGTACTGTCACAGGGTTTTATTCATTTGCCGGATCGCTCTTCAACAAGTTGCGTTATGGATATTAAAACTAGAAAAGTTTCTGGTGCCCATACGCCAGAGCCCTCCCCAACGGATCATGGACAGAAAGTGCAGTATTATCATCAGATCCAGAGACAAGGAAAGGCAACAGAATACCGGCGAACCTTATCTCACGGTAGAGGGACTGGCAGAAGACTGCTGCCGGCCAGCTACTTTAGCTTGGAGTCGTTGCTTTTGCTTGTATGCCTCACAGCGACTCTGCTGATCCTTCCTTTGGTACTTCCGCCACTACCTCCCCCGCCTTTGATGCTGCTGTTGCTTCCCATTGGCATTTTAGCCGTGCTTATGATCTTGGCTTTCATGCCGTCTAATGTGAGGGATTTGACTTATACATACGTCTAG
- the LOC126600400 gene encoding inactive glucose-1-phosphate adenylyltransferase small subunit 2, chloroplastic-like produces the protein MVILQRCFPSVVSIRAKFPVTASDGSIHENRSLKLPSTTLPPSFLISNSHQSQTPTLLFPPANQSVAAVVFGDGHESQLYPLTKRRSEGAIPIAANYRLIDSVVSNCISSNISHIYALTQFNSTSLNSHLSRAYSGVCLGNDGFVQVIAAYQSPGNNGWFQGTADAVRRCLWMLEEYPMTEFLVLPGHHLYRMDYQKLIKAHRDNDADITIAVSVARRLHDPGFGFLNVNSQNQVVDFRLKLEGKPFNVASAKSSSNSNDTALSSMASMGIFLINRGAMKRLLEEHFPKANDFTSEVIPGAISIGMKVQAYAFDGYWEDLRNIKAFYEANMQSTKDADVGYNFYDRESPVYTLPRYLPPTQITDSEITNSVIGDGCILNGCRIKGTVLGMRTRIGNGAIVEDSIIMGSTMYQTEGKRKGMAGAIPGMGIGEDTQVRKAIIDKNARIGNNVMIINKDNAKEADREGDGYVIRDGILVLLPSAVIPDGTIL, from the exons ATGGTTATCTTGCAGCGTTGTTTTCCCTCCGTTGTTAGCATCCGAGCAAAGTTCCCCGTTACTGCATCAGATGGTAGTATTCACGAAAACCGTTCCCTCAAGCTTCCTTCTACTACTCTTCCTCCGAGCTTCTTGATATCCAATTCACACCAGTCTCAGACTCCAACTTTGTTGTTTCCTCCAGCCAATCAG AGTGTGGCAGCTGTTGTGTTCGGGGATGGACACGAGTCACAACTTTACCCGCTGACAAAGAGAAGATCAGAAGGGGCGATACCTATTGCAGCAAATTACAGGCTCATTGATTCAGTTGTGAGCAACTGCATTAGCAGCAACATAAGCCATATATACGCTCTAACACAATTTAACTCTACTTCTCTCAATTCCCACCTTTCCAGAGCTTACTCTGGAGTTTGTCTTGGGAATGACGGCTTTGTTCAAGTCATTGCCGCGTATCAGAGCCCTGGCAATAACGGATGGTTTCAG GGAACTGCTGATGCTGTGAGAAGATGTCTGTGGATGCTGGAAGAGTATCCAATGACTGAGTTTTTGGTCCTTCCTGGTCACCATCTCTACAGAATGGACTACCAGAAACTCATCAAGGCCCACCGAGACAACGACGCTGACATTACAATTGCTGTATCTGTTGCCAGGAGACTTCATGATCCGGGATTTGGCTTTCTAAATGTGAATTCTCAAAATCAAGTTGTAGATTTCAGATTGAAGTTGGAGGGAAAGCCATTTAATGTTGCTTCA GCCAAAAGCTCAAGTAACTCCAACGATACTGCTCTAAGTAGCATGGCAAGTATGGGAATCTTTCTCATCAACAGAGGTGCAATGAAAAGGCTACTGGAAGAACATTTTCCCAAGGCAAATGACTTCACAAGTGAAGTAATTCCGGGTGCCATATCTATTGGAATGAAG GTTCAAGCTTATGCATTTGATGGATATTGGGAGGACCTGAGGAATATTAAAGCTTTCTACGAAGCAAATATGCAAAGCACAAAGGATGCAGATGTGGGATACAA CTTCTACGACAGAGAGAGCCCAGTCTACACATTGCCTCGGTATCTGCCTCCAACTCAAATAACAGACTCTGAAATTACAAACAGTGTAATTGGAGATGGTTGCATCCTCAAT GGATGCAGGATCAAAGGCACAGTACTTGGTATGAGGACGAGAATCGGAAATGGGGCTATAGTCGAGGATTCAATTATCATGGGTTCAACTATGTACCAA ACAGAAGGGAAGAGGAAAGGCATGGCGGGTGCGATCCCTGGGATGGGAATTGGCGAAGATACTCAAGTAAGGAAGGCTATTATAGACAAGAATGCAAGAATTGGCAACAATGTTATG ATCATTAATAAAGATAATGCGAAAGAAGCGGACAGAGAAGGTGATGGATATGTCATCCGTGACGGAATACTAGTCCTTCTTCCGAGTGCAGTGATTCCAGATGGCACCATTCTCTGA
- the LOC126600371 gene encoding uncharacterized protein LOC126600371 has translation MEGLIPMVYKAMKRNRTRRQYSCLSSSSSLAAATPPVSGQTSNYNIADFYIDHNSYVYVPQPAPSADHHLPTIFNVNGASARRNQSSLSTTTNIINHGGRQFQHRRHKSVSLGSTSNSMQGFSSSVDADDSINSPPPKQLARFWSHRSFFSCISGA, from the coding sequence ATGGAGGGTCTGATCCCAATGGTTTACAAGGCAATGAAGAGGAACAGAACTCGCCGCCAATACAGCtgcctctcctcctcctcctcattaGCAGCAGCAACCCCACCAGTATCAGGTCAAACTAGTAATTACAACATCGCTGACTTCTACATCGATCACAACAGTTACGTCTATGTTCCCCAACCTGCACCTTCAGCTGATCATCATCTTCCAACGATATTTAATGTTAATGGCGCGTCTGCCCGTCGGAACCAGTCGTCCTTATCCACAACCACAAACATTATTAATCATGGAGGTCGTCAGTTTCAGCACCGCCGTCACAAATCTGTTTCTCTCGGTTCTACTTCCAACTCTATGCAAGGATTCTCTTCATCGGTGGACGCTGATGACTCCATTAATTCTCCTCCTCCAAAGCAACTTGCCCGGTTTTGGAGCCACCGAAGTTTCTTCTCATGCATCTCTGGTGCCTAG
- the LOC126600239 gene encoding uncharacterized protein LOC126600239: MNRSLSSKLTKKASPAPPLATANKKKKKLNEQSPRNPLRDLNAITVRSSNNGSDASSSISVEAPRGCLRFFLSHSSSSNSKTPLYTPKNLSKAPKSAPAVRPSTPSKAKDNRSKFNALENPEKPTSRNASKSKNNSSCLYQWQSGNKPTSRNGPKLKTCSLVKSNVSSLSKLESGSEVQGSIVRVVGNAGQPTELKSRGIDGDFTPLSKIPTGLGLDTKADNSEDVLENSDKSNSKTPPVQASVSPEIQCGSSAVSRSTLALYAAGHVLSGITDKRKCRARGILSVGENDSGFSKGMALGSFEDDDDDESGQCEGHVGNLDASAVPLPTEASMHWLLSPCDEGDEDHKEHSDSSLHNSAGSVNLCSPFSTLGRHGFSPSFQQVLEPLNEHVGVMSSLHRMPGCEAVNFLEEERKHHYGYDEDNSPFSMVSLDSGNVICTPQSDSSVENHRKHCFDPELSSVAEAIQMVNLSPNTNSHVLIEDQIDSSFQFDCLTTACDSISRFHKVLDDRASWLSNSTLENLSQSEMRISWREGLMSRIYDMDEDDCCRCLSDEEEDINGCGKDPLNEEASQSPEINVHVGEDENVTYKFRMAEVLDDGGVGGKDEGGGIRPKSSSRVCATVESISTDGGGGLLASGDSDWSQCYKNELFHV; the protein is encoded by the coding sequence ATGAACCGATCGTTGTCGTCAAAGCTCACCAAGAAAGCCTCTCCGGCACCGCCACTGGCGACGgcgaacaagaagaagaagaaactaaaCGAGCAGAGCCCTCGAAATCCACTACGGGATCTCAATGCCATCACCGTTCGCAGTAGCAACAATGGCAGCGATGCTTCGTCTTCCATCTCCGTCGAAGCCCCGCGAGGTTGCCTCaggttctttctctctcattcttCTTCCTCTAATTCCAAAACCCCTCTTTACACACCTAAAAATCTGTCCAAAGCCCCTAAATCAGCTCCTGCTGTGAGGCCTTCAACACCATCAAAAGCCAAGGACAACCGGTCCAAATTCAATGCTTTGGAAAACCCAGAGAAACCCACCTCACGAAATGCAAGTAAATCTAAGAATAATTCTTCTTGCTTGTACCAGTGGCAGTCTGGAAACAAACCCACTTCTAGAAACGGACCAAAGCTGAAAACTTGTTCACTTGTAAAATCAAATGTAAGTTCCCTGAGTAAGTTAGAGTCTGGGTCTGAGGTGCAAGGTAGTATTGTCAGGGTGGTGGGCAATGCAGGTCAGCCCACTGAGCTCAAATCACGTGGTATTGATGGAGATTTTACACCTTTGAGTAAGATACCGACTGGGTTGGGTTTGGACACCAAGGCTGATAACTCTGAGGATGTGCTGGAGAATTCTGACAAATCTAATAGTAAAACTCCACCTGTTCAGGCCTCCGTGTCTCCAGAGATACAATGTGGATCATCTGCGGTGTCAAGGAGCACACTTGCTCTTTATGCTGCTGGCCATGTTCTTTCAGGGATCACTGACAAGAGGAAGTGCAGAGCTAGAGGAATTCTCAGTGTAGGAGAAAATGATTCAGGCTTCAGTAAAGGGATGGCTTTAGGTAGCTTTGAGGATGACGATGATGACGAAAGTGGTCAATGTGAAGGCCATGTTGGCAATCTCGATGCTTCTGCGGTTCCTTTACCTACTGAAGCTTCAATGCATTGGCTTTTATCGCCGTGTGATGAAGGGGATGAGGATCACAAGGAGCATTCCGATAGTAGCTTACATAATTCTGCAGGGTCCGTTAATCTTTGTTCTCCATTTTCAACCTTAGGTCGTCATGGATTTTCTCCAAGTTTTCAACAAGTGTTGGAGCCCTTAAATGAGCATGTtggtgttatgtcttctctgcATCGCATGCCTGGTTGTGAGGCTGTAAACTTCTTGgaagaggaaagaaaacaccatTATGGTTATGACGAAgataattctccgttctctatGGTTTCACTGGACAGTGGCAATGTTATCTGTACTCCTCAATCAGACTCGAGTGTAGAAAATCATAGGAAACACTGCTTTGATCCTGAACTGAGTTCAGTGGCTGAAGCTATTCAGATGGTAAACTTGTCCCCAAACACGAACAGTCATGTATTAATTGAGGATCAGATTGATTCGAGTTTCCAGTTTGACTGTCTAACCACAGCCTGTGATTCAATCAGCCGATTCCATAAAGTTTTGGATGATCGCGCTTCCTGGCTCTCCAACTCTACACTAGAGAATTTATCACAATCGGAGATGAGGATATCGTGGAGAGAAGGGTTAATGAGTCGTATATATGATATGGATGAAGATGATTGCTGCAGATGTTTATCTGATGAAGAGGAAGATATCAATGGGTGTGGCAAAGATCCATTAAACGAAGAAGCCAGTCAGAGTCCTGAAATCAATGTCCATGTAGGAGAAGATGAGAATGTAACTTATAAGTTTCGGATGGCAGAAGTTTTGGATGATGGAGGAGTTGGTGGGAAAGATGAAGGAGGCGGCATTCGTCCTAAGTCATCATCAAGAGTGTGTGCTACTGTCGAGTCCATAAGCACTGATGGAGGTGGGGGGCTGCTTGCTTCAGGGGATTCAGATTGGAGTCAGTGCTACAAGAATGAGTTGTTCCATGTATAA
- the LOC126600298 gene encoding probable uridine nucleosidase 2 isoform X3 translates to MADVAAKETKKIIIDTDPGIDDAMAIFVALQSPEVQVIGLTTIYGNVYTTLATRNALHLLEVAGRTDIPVAEGSHVTITKGTKLRIADFVHGADGLGNQNFPPPKGKPIEQSAAAFLVEQASLYPGKVTVVALGPLTNIALATQLDPEFAKNIGQIILLGGAFAVNGNVNPAAEANIFGDPDAADMVFTCGADILAMGINVTHQVVLTDADREKLAMSNGKFAQYLCKILDVYFSYHHDAYSTKGVYLHDPAVVVAAVDPSLFTYTEGVVRVQTNGITRGLTILYNKQKRCGLQPRGLGFNFIHFRKGKAVQLQVVHVRHCC, encoded by the exons ATGGCAGATGTGGCGGCGAAGGAAACCAAGAAGATCATCATTGACACCGACCCTGGTATCG ATGATGCCATGGCCATCTTTGTGGCATTACAATCCCCGGAAGTGCAAGTGATTGGACTTACTACTATTTATGGAAATGTTTATACCACTCTCGCCACAAGAAATGCCTTGCATTTG TTGGAGGTTGCAGGGAGAACCGATATTCCAGTGGCGGAAGGATCTCACGTCACAATAACG AAAGGTACAAAACTTCGTATTGCTGATTTTGTTCATGGTGCGGATGGACTTGGCAACCAAAATTTCCCCCCACCAAAAGGAAAGCCAATTGAGCAGTCGGCAGCAGCTTTTCTGGTTGAACAAGCAAGCCTTTACCCTGGAAAGGTCACTGTGGTAGCATTGGGCCCACTTACAAATATTGCACTG GCTACTCAACTAGACCCTGAATTTGCAAAGAACATAGGGCAGATTATTCTTCTTGGTGGTGCTTTTGCAGTCAATGGGAATGTCAATCCAGCAGCAGAGGCCAAT ATATTTGGGGATCCAGATGCTGCAGATATGGTATTTACATGTGGAGCGGATATTTTGGCTATGGGGATTAATGTGACCCATCAAGTTGTCTTGACAG ACGCTGATCGAGAAAAGCTGGCAATGTCAAATGGAAAGTTTGCTCAATACTTGTGCAAAATTTTAGATGTGTACTTCTCCTACCATCACGATGCGTATAGCACAAAAG GAGTTTACCTTCATGACCCTGCAGTAGTTGTTGCAGCTGTTGATCCTTCACTTTTCACTTACACGGAGGGTGTTGTTAGAGTCCAGacaaatggcatcacaagagGACTCACGATTCTGTACAACAAACAGAAAAG GTGTGGACTTCAGCCTCGAGGACTTGGcttcaatttcattcatttcagGAAGGGAAAAGCAGTCCAGCTCCAGGTGGTTCACGTTCGTCACTGCTGTTAG
- the LOC126600298 gene encoding probable uridine nucleosidase 2 isoform X1, with product MADVAAKETKKIIIDTDPGIDDAMAIFVALQSPEVQVIGLTTIYGNVYTTLATRNALHLLEVAGRTDIPVAEGSHVTITKGTKLRIADFVHGADGLGNQNFPPPKGKPIEQSAAAFLVEQASLYPGKVTVVALGPLTNIALATQLDPEFAKNIGQIILLGGAFAVNGNVNPAAEANIFGDPDAADMVFTCGADILAMGINVTHQVVLTDADREKLAMSNGKFAQYLCKILDVYFSYHHDAYSTKGVYLHDPAVVVAAVDPSLFTYTEGVVRVQTNGITRGLTILYNKQKRFGEVTEWCDKPTVKVAVTVDAHTVVKLVMERLIES from the exons ATGGCAGATGTGGCGGCGAAGGAAACCAAGAAGATCATCATTGACACCGACCCTGGTATCG ATGATGCCATGGCCATCTTTGTGGCATTACAATCCCCGGAAGTGCAAGTGATTGGACTTACTACTATTTATGGAAATGTTTATACCACTCTCGCCACAAGAAATGCCTTGCATTTG TTGGAGGTTGCAGGGAGAACCGATATTCCAGTGGCGGAAGGATCTCACGTCACAATAACG AAAGGTACAAAACTTCGTATTGCTGATTTTGTTCATGGTGCGGATGGACTTGGCAACCAAAATTTCCCCCCACCAAAAGGAAAGCCAATTGAGCAGTCGGCAGCAGCTTTTCTGGTTGAACAAGCAAGCCTTTACCCTGGAAAGGTCACTGTGGTAGCATTGGGCCCACTTACAAATATTGCACTG GCTACTCAACTAGACCCTGAATTTGCAAAGAACATAGGGCAGATTATTCTTCTTGGTGGTGCTTTTGCAGTCAATGGGAATGTCAATCCAGCAGCAGAGGCCAAT ATATTTGGGGATCCAGATGCTGCAGATATGGTATTTACATGTGGAGCGGATATTTTGGCTATGGGGATTAATGTGACCCATCAAGTTGTCTTGACAG ACGCTGATCGAGAAAAGCTGGCAATGTCAAATGGAAAGTTTGCTCAATACTTGTGCAAAATTTTAGATGTGTACTTCTCCTACCATCACGATGCGTATAGCACAAAAG GAGTTTACCTTCATGACCCTGCAGTAGTTGTTGCAGCTGTTGATCCTTCACTTTTCACTTACACGGAGGGTGTTGTTAGAGTCCAGacaaatggcatcacaagagGACTCACGATTCTGTACAACAAACAGAAAAG gtttgGCGAGGTGACAGAGTGGTGTGATAAACCCACAGTCAAGGTAGCAGTGACGGTTGATGCCCACACAGTTGTGAAATTGGTTATGGAACGGCTCATCGAATCATGA
- the LOC126600298 gene encoding probable uridine nucleosidase 2 isoform X2, whose protein sequence is MADVAAKETKKIIIDTDPDDAMAIFVALQSPEVQVIGLTTIYGNVYTTLATRNALHLLEVAGRTDIPVAEGSHVTITKGTKLRIADFVHGADGLGNQNFPPPKGKPIEQSAAAFLVEQASLYPGKVTVVALGPLTNIALATQLDPEFAKNIGQIILLGGAFAVNGNVNPAAEANIFGDPDAADMVFTCGADILAMGINVTHQVVLTDADREKLAMSNGKFAQYLCKILDVYFSYHHDAYSTKGVYLHDPAVVVAAVDPSLFTYTEGVVRVQTNGITRGLTILYNKQKRFGEVTEWCDKPTVKVAVTVDAHTVVKLVMERLIES, encoded by the exons ATGGCAGATGTGGCGGCGAAGGAAACCAAGAAGATCATCATTGACACCGACCCTG ATGATGCCATGGCCATCTTTGTGGCATTACAATCCCCGGAAGTGCAAGTGATTGGACTTACTACTATTTATGGAAATGTTTATACCACTCTCGCCACAAGAAATGCCTTGCATTTG TTGGAGGTTGCAGGGAGAACCGATATTCCAGTGGCGGAAGGATCTCACGTCACAATAACG AAAGGTACAAAACTTCGTATTGCTGATTTTGTTCATGGTGCGGATGGACTTGGCAACCAAAATTTCCCCCCACCAAAAGGAAAGCCAATTGAGCAGTCGGCAGCAGCTTTTCTGGTTGAACAAGCAAGCCTTTACCCTGGAAAGGTCACTGTGGTAGCATTGGGCCCACTTACAAATATTGCACTG GCTACTCAACTAGACCCTGAATTTGCAAAGAACATAGGGCAGATTATTCTTCTTGGTGGTGCTTTTGCAGTCAATGGGAATGTCAATCCAGCAGCAGAGGCCAAT ATATTTGGGGATCCAGATGCTGCAGATATGGTATTTACATGTGGAGCGGATATTTTGGCTATGGGGATTAATGTGACCCATCAAGTTGTCTTGACAG ACGCTGATCGAGAAAAGCTGGCAATGTCAAATGGAAAGTTTGCTCAATACTTGTGCAAAATTTTAGATGTGTACTTCTCCTACCATCACGATGCGTATAGCACAAAAG GAGTTTACCTTCATGACCCTGCAGTAGTTGTTGCAGCTGTTGATCCTTCACTTTTCACTTACACGGAGGGTGTTGTTAGAGTCCAGacaaatggcatcacaagagGACTCACGATTCTGTACAACAAACAGAAAAG gtttgGCGAGGTGACAGAGTGGTGTGATAAACCCACAGTCAAGGTAGCAGTGACGGTTGATGCCCACACAGTTGTGAAATTGGTTATGGAACGGCTCATCGAATCATGA
- the LOC126600298 gene encoding probable uridine nucleosidase 2 isoform X4, producing MADVAAKETKKIIIDTDPGIDDAMAIFVALQSPEVQVIGLTTIYGNVYTTLATRNALHLLEVAGRTDIPVAEGSHVTITKGTKLRIADFVHGADGLGNQNFPPPKGKPIEQSAAAFLVEQASLYPGKVTVVALGPLTNIALATQLDPEFAKNIGQIILLGGAFAVNGNVNPAAEANIFGDPDAADMVFTCGADILAMGINVTHQVVLTGVYLHDPAVVVAAVDPSLFTYTEGVVRVQTNGITRGLTILYNKQKRFGEVTEWCDKPTVKVAVTVDAHTVVKLVMERLIES from the exons ATGGCAGATGTGGCGGCGAAGGAAACCAAGAAGATCATCATTGACACCGACCCTGGTATCG ATGATGCCATGGCCATCTTTGTGGCATTACAATCCCCGGAAGTGCAAGTGATTGGACTTACTACTATTTATGGAAATGTTTATACCACTCTCGCCACAAGAAATGCCTTGCATTTG TTGGAGGTTGCAGGGAGAACCGATATTCCAGTGGCGGAAGGATCTCACGTCACAATAACG AAAGGTACAAAACTTCGTATTGCTGATTTTGTTCATGGTGCGGATGGACTTGGCAACCAAAATTTCCCCCCACCAAAAGGAAAGCCAATTGAGCAGTCGGCAGCAGCTTTTCTGGTTGAACAAGCAAGCCTTTACCCTGGAAAGGTCACTGTGGTAGCATTGGGCCCACTTACAAATATTGCACTG GCTACTCAACTAGACCCTGAATTTGCAAAGAACATAGGGCAGATTATTCTTCTTGGTGGTGCTTTTGCAGTCAATGGGAATGTCAATCCAGCAGCAGAGGCCAAT ATATTTGGGGATCCAGATGCTGCAGATATGGTATTTACATGTGGAGCGGATATTTTGGCTATGGGGATTAATGTGACCCATCAAGTTGTCTTGACAG GAGTTTACCTTCATGACCCTGCAGTAGTTGTTGCAGCTGTTGATCCTTCACTTTTCACTTACACGGAGGGTGTTGTTAGAGTCCAGacaaatggcatcacaagagGACTCACGATTCTGTACAACAAACAGAAAAG gtttgGCGAGGTGACAGAGTGGTGTGATAAACCCACAGTCAAGGTAGCAGTGACGGTTGATGCCCACACAGTTGTGAAATTGGTTATGGAACGGCTCATCGAATCATGA